The DNA sequence tgagttttgaaaataaaaagcacgtaattcatttaggccgtgctcgccctgacatgattattttattataaacgacgcgatgggtttttcaaacattttaatagttctttttacaacaagtatccttggctcacgggaaattgtaaattaaataaaatgttttgttttccttgcttgttatgctcagattctaacagcttatggagccacacgggattgaatgatattaataatcttacaaattcatctaaaaacatgttcagaccgaaaaacatatccgtagttgtttatcattgcatgatttcggaaatcataggatagaaacattttttgctaatacgcatgtagttcataataagaatgctaaagaaaattcatcgtacaagatataagatacaagccataataactaaaattcacgcatcacaagcaaggtaaggtttttttttggtccggcttcccttctaagaaaattcacccttcgccactgAAATCTAATCCATAATGCATTTTGTATCATCTTTTTTTCAGGCAAACTATTCTGCGGCAATCAGACGGTATTCACGATGGACTAGGTAAGCGAGTACCTGTGCTACCAATTTCGTTACATTTACCAAATGTAAAAACAGATATTACCTTAAACATTCTTTTTCCTTGTTACTAGGAGCACCGCTATGGGACCTGACCCTCAGTTTATTCATCTCATGGGTAATTGTTTTCCTGATCGTCTCCAGAGGAGTCAAGAGTTCCGGTAAAGCTGCATACTTCCTTGCCTTATTCCCATACGTCGTTATGATTATTTTACTCATCAGGTTAGTAGTCTATCAATCaagcattttaattataaattaaatattcagatGTTTACAAtcaagaataaataatactcGTACTTAATCGATGAATGTTTTAGGGCTGTGACTCTAGAGGGTGCTGGAAACGGGATCTTATTCTTCATAACTCCACAATGGGAGAAGATTTTGGAAATCAGGGTGTGTATTTCTAAAGTTGTATGATTTACAgtcgtaaattaaaaagatgaCTTTTAAGTTATAACATTGTTTCGTATTTTGTAGGTGTGGTACGCCGCAGTTACGCAGGCATTCTTTTCTCTGTCTGTTTGCTCTGGAGCTCTTATCATGTTCTCGTCTTACAATAATTTCACGCAAAATGTCTACAGGTACGTAGTTACTTAAGATAAACCcacttgcatttattttatataaaatatttttgaaagccGTGTGTATAGGCAATACAAAAGGATTTTGTATTTcagatatatattttcatttacatttttgcCTTTTTAGGGATTCTTTAATTGTGACTACATTGGACACTTTCACAAGTTTGATCTCTGGTATCACGATCTTCGGTATTCTGGGAAATCTTGCGTTCCAACTTGGTTATGACAATGTCAGCGACGTCATTGGATCCGGAGGCTCCAGTCTTGCTTTCATCTCTTACCCAGACGCCATCGCTCAATCCCCATTTGTACCTCAAGTAAGTAATGATACCTACTCACATTATAAAGTTCACGAACATCATAGCTAGCTATTACATAACTAGTTAATTCAATGTTAATTAGCCATTTACATAGACTTCTATTAAAAAAGTACTCAGCCaaacttgttgtttttttacggGACTAATTGGTTCATCCAGTTCTAAGTttcagacgaattgagaacctgaTAGTGCTCATAGGGACAGTCAGAATGTTAAAAAACACAACTGATTTAATTTTGCCTAAGGTTACTACCATATTAGATAGCATGGTTTCCAGTCTGAAATGTTCCTTACAAATTCAAAAGTGACTGAGAATCTCAACTCAGTTTATGTCTCAACCAAGTATTTACTTTCTAGCTCTTCGCCGCGCTTTTCTTCATGATGATGGCAGTACTTGGAATCGGATCGGGAGTAGCTTTATTCTCAACCGTTAACACAATTCTGATGGACACTTTCCCCAGAGTGCCCGTTATATATATGTCGGCAATGGGATGCTCAGCTGGATTCTTGATCGGCCTTGTGTATGTTACTCCGGTAAGcctacattaatttaataacaagttttatttccGACATTTGAGATATTTAAGACTAACTAGTTACATTTTGTCATTACAGGGAGGCCAATACATTCTAGAGCTGGTCGATTATTACGGAGGAACTTTCATGAGATTGTTTGCTGCTATAGTGGAGGTCATCGGGGTATTCTGGATATACGGTAAGGAATATATTCCAAGAACTATAGATGACATACGTAAATGGacctattcaatttaatagcatttttgttatttcaggTTTGGAGAACATGTGCCTTGACATTGAGTTTATGTTGAAAATCAAGAACTCGTTCTATTGGCGAATTTGTTGGAGCATCATCACGCCTGTTATGATGTTGACCGTATTCTTCTATGCATTAATTACTACTGAAGAGTTGCTTTTCGGTGGCACATACGAATATCCGGCTGCAGCGTACGGTacgtatatttctttatttatgtatctGAATGATCTACCCACAAATTGTGGTCATGAATCACGTATAactcttatttaattattgttttattttccagtTGCGGCAACGATTCTTCAGTACGCCGGAATTATATTGATCCCTATTTGCATCATTTTATCTCTTTGGAAATATAGAACCAGCAGTGTCGTTGAGGTATGTATCAAGTCAACTATGGCGTAAAAGTTTATCATAGTATTTTTTGAGTAAGTTATCCATCCTCTTTAAGTTTCGTAAATCATTTCTTTAACAtgtctattttttattctagACTGTAAGACGCGCATTTGGACCGAAAAAAACTTATGGACCTAAGATCCCTGAGATATTCGACGAATGGAAAGAATTCCGTCGTAACGCGAAGTACGACCGCGAACTCAAGCGCAAAAACTGGTTCCACCACATCGGGCTAAGTCTTATCGGCGGCTACCGATGGGGCAAATAGAAAGACTCTTTAAAATGATAGTTAATGTAACGGGTTTATCCCTAAAAGTGATATaagtttaaatctatttatgttgctgtaaaataatacttaagtgTTAGATGCGTGTAGCTGTATTCAAAAACGATGAACAGCAACAATTTTCTTTCTCTATGACCTACACTCTCTACACCTGAGAGGGATGTCAGGTGTCATGCTGTCTTTCTCATTGTTAACTGAAATGTACTTGAAATGTAGAAATATATAGACATTTAAGAACGACACTAAGGGGATTTACAGACGAAGCCACTTAAGTTGAGGCAAATATCAATGTTCCAAAATGAGGATCTAAATCGCCTGACCTGATGCGATTCACTGTTGAGTTTGACAGTTGCTAGTTGCAGCAATTAGGACCTAAGCCATCGATTATAGCAACTGAAAACTGTTGAAGACCACCGGTACTCAAAACTCAAGTTGCTATTATGTGAAACAGCTAGTTGCCAGTTGCtgatcttaatttaattaatttaataaattatttatttaataaattattttagtttactcATTACTCatatgtataagtaaatattttgtgtaactGTGTACAATTAGTTGCACCTATGTATCTCattttaaggaaataaaatattaacctaCGTTGAACGACTTTTTTTACGGTTCGTAAGCCAAGGAGCTACAGCGAAACCATCATAATTCGTTTGTCCTTTGATGTCACGTCTGCAGTTACTTTTTTGGGTTTGAGCCCCAAATCGAATCAAAAATTACTGTTTCTGTATAAACCcgatgaaaatgtaatttaacactataaaaacggctggaccgattatgtataaaatttgaGTGTAGTGACATAAAAGGTGGGCTTTCGattttttaatcctttattattattttatgtaggcACTTGCCGGATGACAGAGCTACGAGTAACAGACAATGCTGAAGTTTTGCTTGTGCCATTATCTTGTTTTGACTACATACAGAATGTGGACGAACCGCGGCCGAGCATATTTGTTAGCAgtctgttttaatttgtattcagACTTTAGTAGACTTTTTTTCGATCAGGTTTTTCTTCAATTGCATATCATTTTTGGCTGCCTCTCCATTGTTTAGATTATTCTTCTACATTTAgcgtattttaaaaaaatgatttctcaTAATATTTAGGGTTTTACacgtataaatataataagttataatggtaagtaaaacaaaactatcatttatccaattatttattgtatatagCTTTTGAAGTTTTAACACATGTTTGTTAAAATTAGCTGACTAAATTCACCGTACTCATGTGAGCTTAAAATCATATGcattcaaactaaaaaaagtaccagatattattttacatattaccTAACCTACGTAAGTaatgaattaacaaataaactgaaattaCAGTTGGAAACAAAGCATAGGGGCAATGCAGGCTTACTTATGtttagatttctttttcttcttactAGATTTCTTCTTATGTTTCcgtttcttcttcttcttcttgtgaTCATCAGAGCTGGATTCAGACTCCGACTCACTCTCACTAGCCGCTCgcttcttctttttcttattgcgtttctttttcttcttacGCTTGCGAGCATCAGAAGACGTCGAAGACGATGAATATTCCGAATCACTAGTTGATTCACTTTCAGAATCTGGTTTCTTTTTGACATTAGTTAGATCCAATTTAATGGTTTCATGGTCGAGTTTAGCTTTTTTTGTCTCAATATACCCTGAAGGCGATAATGAACGTTCGCGTTTCTTAACAATCTCTTCTTTATTCTCGTGATCCGATTCTACATTTTCATCGTAGTCTGGTTCAAAATGAGCTTCATCCAAAGTTGATTTCTTTCTCTCTCGGTCTACATGTACGTTTTTTGGTTCTACGTGGGCATTTTTTTCCAGGCCTCTATCACGCTGGGTATTTTCGTAGTTTAATTTCTTATCTTCTTTCCCAGTTTTATCAATAAACTTCTTTTCATGAGGGCTTCGAGCTCGATGTTTTTCATTAGTCTTTACTGCTTCAGACATCAATCGTCTATCGCTTTTTGCTGATTCCACTCTATCTTGTTGTTTACGACCTCGATCTCTTTCCACGGTTACGCGTCTGTAGGTTTGTTCGCGTTTTGGAGTTTTTGACCTGGACTTGACACGTTCTACAGTACTCTGTACAACTCGTGTTTCTCTTCCCCTTCTCACGTCTTCTACCTTTCCGCCGAGGCGATCTTTAACTGATAGCCGCGGAGGAGGTGTTTTAGAGTACctcttttttctttcatttatttcaattgaccTGGGTTCAGAATCTGCAACTGGAACCGTTATCTGCATGTTGCTCATAGCTGTTTTCGGTACTTCATCACCATAAAGTTTAATTCGATCACTgcttatctttttaatttctatgGGCCTTAAGGTATTAATCGCTTTAGCGAAAATAGCATTTTCGGCACGTTTTATGACATCAGAAGTTACTTTGCTCCCATCTTCTTCTTCCTCAGGTGAAGTAATCTCACCTGGTTCTTTAGATTTTTCTGCATTCTCTTCATCTACTTCCCACTTCGACAATTCAGGCAAACTTGCCAGCATTTCTTTACTTGTTGGGTTGCTCGCTTCCAGGTCGGCTTTCAAATCCAACTCTTCTGCGGTAGCCTGTAGTTCAATTCCGTCGAATGGTTCTTCCTTGGATATATTCATATCATCTTCATTTTTGATCTCTGTAGACCGTGTGTCGCCTTTATCTTCCGTTTTgacataattttcaataatttcctTATCGACCGCTTCTGATGCTTCATCACCGTATAGATCAACCGCTGGCTTTTCAGTTGACTCGGCTGTAGGAGGCGagtcttcttttttaatagttgAAATTTCAGTTTCaacattttctgtttttattacgtcttgttgtttttcaatattaactTCACTACTTTCCTTTTCGTCACCCTTAACGTCAAGTTTTTCAGAATCACCTTCCTCTTTTTTAACGTGATCCTTGtcttttttatcctttttgtCACGCTTTTTCTTTTTGTCCGTATCTTTTTCCTTTTCACGTTTCTTCTTCTTGCGTTctttgattttcttttctttgtctTTGTGTTCTCTACTTCTATCAGCTGATGATTTCTCACGAGtcctttcttctttcttttctctCCTACTCTCTCTATCACGAGAACGCCCTCGAGACTCACTACGTTTTTTCTCCCGAGTGTCTCTACTACGTTTAGGCGAAGCTCGGGCTTTTTTATCAGGAGTTGTTCTATCATGATCCCTTTCTTTATCATAATCCCGGTTTCTTTCATATTCTTTTGTTCGATCTTCACGTCCTTCACGAGCGTCTCGAACTTTTTCATAACCAGTCCTTCGTTCTGAATCACGCGGTCTTTCTGTTTTGTCAGTTGGTTCACGATTTTCATTGAATCTTTCTCTATCGCGACCCTCTCTATCTCTATGCCTGTCATGTTCGACATTAGTTCGCCGCAGTCCGCCTCTGTTGCGAACATTTGACCTAAATCCTGGTCGATTGTGATCTCGAGAGCCACTTTCTTCTCTATAATTATCCCGATAATTAGAATCATGATAGTTTGGCGGTATAACCTCACGAGGATCGGCACTAGGTGGCCTAAATGGCACGCCTGGTTCACGGAAACTATTGTGTGGCATATTGTCCCGAAAACCACCTTCCCTATAAGGTACATTCCTGTAAGAGTTATCACGGAATGGCGGTGGCCCACCTCTAAAGTTAGGATCACGATACGGACCTTGAGGTCCTGGTTCCCGATATTGCTGCCCGTCTCTAAACGGCATCGGGCCTTGATCACGATAATGGCCAGGCCTATAATTATCTCTGTAACGTGGCGGCTGATCACCTACGTGTACAGGTATTTCGTTCGGTACGGGAGGTGGTATTGTCATGTTATCTCTATAACCACCAGGACCATCATTATGGGTATACGATGGCGGCCTGTAAGGATCTCTGTAATTAGGAGGAGGCAATCGGTCGCGATCTATCGAACCGGGCGGGCCAAATTGAGGCTTTTCAAAAGGCGACGGTTCGAAGCCGGGCACAGGCGGTTCAACACCGGGTGGTATTTCTTCAAAGGGTGGACCGTCATATCGCCCTCGATAACCTGGCAAAGGTTGGTCAGATTGAACTGGGAGGTTACCCATTGGAGGCATTTGTTTGACACCCATTGGTGGGTATCCTGGTGGCGGAGCGCCGCTCCTAGGCCCgtatctgaaaaataaagacattccATGTTAGTTGAAGCAATGAAAGCATTACACTTATAACAAGTTCGGACCAAAGTGTTCAGATGCTAGCCAACATTTCCATACTTATGCATATCTAATCATTTGATTTTTACTCATGATTATACGATAAGATGTCCATTACATTTATTAGAATTGTATCGCTCAAGTAAGcttctatacaattattttgtttaaaaaataacatggcCGCAGCACTTAAGCAAATAGCCACTGCCATTTGAAGCCTGTTGAAAACGCATTCTGGTATGACAAGTGATTGTTGGCCGAAATGGTTAATGTATGTTGGCAAACAAATAATACGCATTGTCCAAAGCGAGTGCTCTCATTGACGTATCCTCGTCTCtgacttttttataaactaaatatttgctGCGCGAATCGAAcctgtaataaaaactatgatcagaatcaaaataaattaacctgAACTAGCAAACTGAATAAAAGTTTCTGTtgtataaagaaaatgttaaaataggGACAATAAATCGACATCAATATTAGTGATTAGCAAGAACATAGGATCAAAAATCTTTAAAGCTAATCTTCGTTAGAAAAAAGAACTATCTTGAAACGAATCAGTTATTAATAATACCGAGATTGACTTTCCTCCAGTgcgaattttttttaaacttttcagtACTGATATCTTACGCCATTAAAGTCTAGCCTTGGTTTAACAATGCTCTATCTTGACTCGCTTAAAACAATACGACACAATCTTTATACAACAGAAAGTTTTATAATGATACCGTCAACACAAAAGTGACAGtcaaatgtattatattagtCATGACATATGACGTCAGTGCCTCATGGTATCGCACCTAGGGCCCTATTATCAAACGAGTTAATACTGTAAGAAATAATTCTACGGAGTAGTAAACAGATGACGGCCGTAAATTGTATAtgatattactattttattaggACTCTACATTTCAGACCGAGTTACTATACCTTTTGAGATACGAAACACTCAACTTGATGACATGCTATCCGATAACTGACGGAGAACAGTTTAGTAAAAAACTGATCTAGGGCGGGTCGGACTCGCGCCATTAAGggtttgtaaaactattaaaatgacTAGCAACCGTTGCTAACATCCATGTTTAAGcgaaaaaagtaataattcatCTAAAACTCAATTATAAGCTATTTCAGCTTGGACAGACCAACTAACAGCAGATTCTCAGTAACAGGGCTCCATTTAATATTCTTTGGGTACGGAGCCCAAAAAAGGTATCTTCCACTTGGTTAAATGAATTTAATCGACATGACACACTAGAACCATTACATATCAgcttgaaatattaatttagaattataagtaattttgaTCGAAATCATTTTTCATATGTGTACTACTCCGCCGCCATCTCAAATGACAAATAAAGTAGCGCTAGCACTCATGAAAAGACTTTTCTTTGATCCACACGAGATAATACAATAACTAATACGAGAAAACAATAAACTGTACTGTCGACTCTCTTGAGCCTTAAAATGTACAGTCAACGAGTAACACTCGTTTTCAATGATGTTATTATGTTCCGCTCAATGGCAAAATGTTGAGATGAACGTTTAGTCCATTCATGAAGATTCAAACGTAGAATATTAGACAGTCACTACAACTAATGAAGCTCGTGTTAAATATTGACAGAGTAACTATTTAGTTACATAAGGTGCAACCCTGTAAATAATACATTCTTTTTCATAGTGAGATCTAGTTTACCCGCAGTCTGTTGTTGCAGCCGTTCCCGTCTTCCTGAAGGATTCTTTCAGCAACATAGACCGACAACTCGTCTTCTTCACTAGAAAAGCATTTCAGATGAAACTGCCTTAAAATAgcaaattaacaataatagtTAAACCTATACAAGTTATACAGTAAGACAACAggaggatatattttttttatacatttggcGTTCTATTAAATTTCGATGTGACAtagttattaacataaaaatgtctCTAAACTTGcttatatatttgatttatacAATCCTAGTGATCAAATTAAGTTTAACACAATGTTTGTACACCACATCGTTGGATACAATAAGTGTCTTCTAATGTCGTCTACTTTCTCAACGTACATAGTTTAATCGATTATCCTAATCGATACAACATTATtaaagtttgatttttattattaaaaagcaaatataaaacaGCTAAAAACAAGAACATACAATATTCGTAACATATGTCATTGTACGTACAAGTCcaaacaagaaaaaagaatcaaaagcaaaaataatacaaagctCCCGACAACTAGTCCACATCCTGAAATTCTTGTATTGCGTCGCTTTTAAAAAACTTACAAGCAACATAATTCAACATACATAATGTGCTAATTTAGTGATGGCTATAGACCTTGACATTCACAGTTGACTATGTTTACACTAAGAGGTACAAAAGCGAGCCTAAATAATGCACAAGTAAAGGCTGCTGTTACGTTTTATACATACAAAGTCACAAATTAAGTGTTACATTTAATCCAAAGGATTAAAACACACGATAAACAAATTATGGCGAATATAGAAATTAACTTAGAACTTATTatacaattacatttatatgcttaaataaatacatgaattgataaattaaattgataatacaACAAGATGTGACGTTTAGTGTTGCAGTGGCACCACTGCTAgtattcatacatattttcgGATCGCTACAGTGGCTCCGTCACTGCCATATAGTGGCGCCACTGTAGCTTTCCCTTAACCTACTTATCTAGAGGCACCCTAAGCCATACTTATACATAACAAGAAATCTATGTTACTAAGAGAGATTTTATTACGctttacacaataaaataatcttacatTGCATCACTAAAACTTTTACATTGAACTACAAATAACATCATACACTTATGTTACAATTTTCAGCAATAGTTATAAATAGCGCATCAATCAAAATatgcacacattttttttaatttcttaaaaatgtcATACACGTACAAATACATCTGTATACGGCCCAAAGTTAGACGGAGTAAAGTAATTAAGAGTTATTTGTAAGCCAATTAAGTTGCAATTACTTGAAATAACGGTTTATtgacacgtatttatcgggatcactCGAGTTGCTAAGCTGTCGCGGCAGTGGGATTGCAGTGTGTGATTCGCGATCACATATGTAGTTAAATCTACTAGACTAGCGATCCCGATGATTACGCATTAGTAAACCAGTATATCAAGCAATCATAAATCCGCCTCACGAAACTTTGACGACGTCACGACGCtttgaaaacattcaaatactacttcaacaaaaaataagaaattcagCACTTTAGtaacaaactaaaaaacacCGTGTTTTGGCTTAATAATTGAAACGCAAAAAATGAGTACATACTTATCCATATTTACACAAACAAACTAATGTATTACAAAAAGTAGGAACACCGAGATTATCTACCTAATAAAAAGTGGCAATCAcaggaaataaaaaacaaatgtttgagaaaataaattgtattcatCACAGTTAAATATCACATTTGACTTTCAGTCTTACATTTTATACATGCCTTAGAATTGcagtactaaattaattatatatatcaTTACTTACTTTGTAAGTTTCAAAacgaaatacatatttttattatgatttcttGACATACCAAAACCAGTTTTAATGTCGGATTAGGTCATTTTTAACTACAGAGTAGAGACGTACTTTGAAATTCCGGCTATTCTGTTATGAGACAATAAACacactaaacaaatattttctattttatagttTAGTCTTCCAAGTTATTGATGGAATCACAAATACtaacaaaatgtacttttacgTATTTaccatgtatttatttaacaggaCAATGCCAGTAAATGCACATTCAAGCCCTGACTTATATGTCTATAGCGCCATCGGGAAACAAAGTCCATTTTGTTATCTTTTGATTACGTATCGTATGCACGATCCAGCAAATCCCATCACAATTAAAATGTCCGTAATCTCTAACTTTTTGATTAATATGATAAACACATGACCGATATGCCAAAAGTATGATTGATATATTCCATTATCTAAGTCTTACGAGCTATTTTCAATGAAGAAAACTGACTGATACAAACAAGAACAGTACAAAGACAAGTCATGATAGACAGTTTAGTCCTCAATAAGCGCTCGCAGTTAACGTATAATTTATAGTTCAGATTAACATCAGTTATTCAAAGGACGTCTCTGAATACAGCCGACTGATTATAGGGTAAAACTCAACAAAATCTTGTCATTAGTCTTACTTTACCCatacataatacaaaacattaatatattaaataccaGTACAAAAGATAAATAGTTAAGCAAACTCTTTAACATCTTATTATCAGTACACGATTTCAAGCGTTCTTCCAAAACGAGCTCTTACCCTTATGTCTTCCATGACATAAGAGTAAAACATACATCTTATGAgctaaaacataacaataaaaacacatacatGTTATTTTCCAGGCTTGAAAAACTTTCTCTCAACTATTTTGTGAACTTGAACGCCTGCAACTTATGCTACAACGTCAGTCTGCCTAAAAGGTCCTAGCCAAATTAGCCATTACCAAAATTCATCAACGCAAATGTTCACATCGTCATAATGCCGCAAGCCTTATCGCTATTTCGAGATATTAAAAACTAGGATAACCTTATATGTCGCAGCCATCTAAATAGATTTAATGACCTCATTTGTGCAAGCCTGACAAGAGTATTAGACGTCGGCGAACGACGGCCGTCGTGAACTGGTTCTATAGGCCGATATTCATAAGTGATCAATGTACACACATTAAATGTCAATAGAATATAGAAATCTATATTTTCTGGTTGGtatacaatagggatgacgttTTAAGGTCTTTCCGATTagtgaataattattattttattcttttacccCGCAAACATTATCCTCTCAAATGACTGTGGGTAGATAAAAGTACGAGacaatatctataaataaattttacgttGAGGTTATGTTACAAACTTCCACTCCTGAAATTTATTGTAGTAAGACAACTATTCTTTTATTGCACCGATAAAACTAGTGTATATTTGCTTAATTGTCTATCTGGACGATAGACGTACGTCATCCCTATTTTTAACACAAGATTAGGACAAATAGAAGGAACTGGCACCCTGCTTAaatcaaaaaagaaataaatttgtctcatttaaaattagtttattttaagtaaaatgtgtCAACATCTGCTATCGGTCTTCTAAGTCAAAACTAAACAactaagaatattttaacatagttgcatattcttaaaaaagataaagaacGGCATAGCCTACACATAAGCTAGGTGGCAGTAGTTCCAGCACTCGTTTCTACTTCCCTCTACTTGTCTATGTTCCACGCTAACCGCGTTACAcatacaataaagaatattctatgtTATTTTACTCTTAAAAGTAAACTATATTAACGACTAGAGTTTCTTGATTTTTATACTTGAAATCGTGTAGTACAAAAAGCTTTCATCACAGTAGGAGTTACTTTAAATCCATAAATGTATCACAGCTTCGGAGGTAGGTTGAACAAGTCAAGTCAATGAACCATTCGGTATATCATTACGTACTTACCACAAGGCTGACAAATCGTCATAACATCACACCAGTTATTTGAAGTTTCGATAGCACGTTTATTtgtttcatgaaaatataatacattcaacaaatattcatgtttaaaaagcttaaaCTAACACAGTAAAAACAACGTAATAAAAGGTTAACTTAGTCCGTTGAGTTTTTACACTGAAACGCGAACACAGGTTCAATCCGCTCAGCAATTTCATAACATCAACGAACAAACACATTCTCTTAGACGCTGGTAAAGGGCGCATGAAGACACTATTTAGACTGTTACAATCGTACCTGGCTCCGTAGGGCGGCTCAACAATACGTCGGGGCGGGGACAACAGTTCATCGTAAACACCAGCATATCTGAGAAAAGAGAAAATCAAATTGAGCAAATGTGAATCTAAGCGTTTACAACTTGCTCTAGTACAGCCTAGTCGTAAATAAATTATCCGAAACAATATGTCTATCTGTCAAAGTGTTGTCATTGTTTTTCAT is a window from the Trichoplusia ni isolate ovarian cell line Hi5 chromosome 3, tn1, whole genome shotgun sequence genome containing:
- the LOC113491973 gene encoding E3 ubiquitin-protein ligase RBBP6 isoform X2, producing MSVHYKFKSALDYDTVTFDGLHISVGDLKAAISQQKRIGKTSDFDLQITNAQTKEVYVDDNTLIPKNTSLLVARVPLSQQPKKQWEGTNSNQASLHKDVAPNKGLADLSRMEGSEQDKINAMISQSTFDYDPSNYQKIRGQNQRGLVPTNYICYKCQKRGHWIKDCPAANSGDPIEIRRSTGIPRSFMVPVEGPKAPGAMMTPSGTFAVPAVDHEAYLASENAGGADTPTNAPAAPDMNIPDELICSLCRDLLTDAVMIPCCGNSFCDECIRGALLESEDHECPDCREKEIAPTTLIPNRFLRNSVSSFRNQTGYSRRMPHRPAAAPVQQQHAPIEPPPVPQVQPPPNGTAQPGSSGVQPPPGMKPPALETPPNMLINMPRIDEQRASTPTIDERRDTLPNQVVFNRGAPPPFIPGALPPPRRYNSPFRRTMGSNGPRPYNDRYPPEPYQPPPPGIKDSPTNGHGEDPLEAFNRMIREKEMRAKRREEERRRAVSGSRSSRSRTPRSPRSPRSPRSPRSPRSQRSARSPRSPRSPRAPRSPRLRYSRSRSISRGRLRRSPWSPRRRRTRERTLSLTRSPSPRRRHRSPLRYRSPLRSPLRSPLVRSPLRTPLRSPLRSPPRSPLRSPPRSPLRSPLRVPMRSPPPQRNMSPHRYAGVYDELLSPPRRIVEPPYGARYGPRSGAPPPGYPPMGVKQMPPMGNLPVQSDQPLPGYRGRYDGPPFEEIPPGVEPPVPGFEPSPFEKPQFGPPGSIDRDRLPPPNYRDPYRPPSYTHNDGPGGYRDNMTIPPPVPNEIPVHVGDQPPRYRDNYRPGHYRDQGPMPFRDGQQYREPGPQGPYRDPNFRGGPPPFRDNSYRNVPYREGGFRDNMPHNSFREPGVPFRPPSADPREVIPPNYHDSNYRDNYREESGSRDHNRPGFRSNVRNRGGLRRTNVEHDRHRDREGRDRERFNENREPTDKTERPRDSERRTGYEKVRDAREGREDRTKEYERNRDYDKERDHDRTTPDKKARASPKRSRDTREKKRSESRGRSRDRESRREKKEERTREKSSADRSREHKDKEKKIKERKKKKREKEKDTDKKKKRDKKDKKDKDHVKKEEGDSEKLDVKGDEKESSEVNIEKQQDVIKTENVETEISTIKKEDSPPTAESTEKPAVDLYGDEASEAVDKEIIENYVKTEDKGDTRSTEIKNEDDMNISKEEPFDGIELQATAEELDLKADLEASNPTSKEMLASLPELSKWEVDEENAEKSKEPGEITSPEEEEDGSKVTSDVIKRAENAIFAKAINTLRPIEIKKISSDRIKLYGDEVPKTAMSNMQITVPVADSEPRSIEINERKKRYSKTPPPRLSVKDRLGGKVEDVRRGRETRVVQSTVERVKSRSKTPKREQTYRRVTVERDRGRKQQDRVESAKSDRRLMSEAVKTNEKHRARSPHEKKFIDKTGKEDKKLNYENTQRDRGLEKNAHVEPKNVHVDRERKKSTLDEAHFEPDYDENVESDHENKEEIVKKRERSLSPSGYIETKKAKLDHETIKLDLTNVKKKPDSESESTSDSEYSSSSTSSDARKRKKKKKRNKKKKKRAASESESESESSSDDHKKKKKKRKHKKKSSKKKKKSKHK